The following proteins are encoded in a genomic region of Bacteroidota bacterium:
- a CDS encoding SRPBCC domain-containing protein, giving the protein MNPTLFFEFKVNNEKKCIEVTREFAAELLLVWDAWTNPEILDLWWAPKPYKTITESMDFKIGGSWLYYMISPENEKHWCRADYKQIEQHKMFSGLDAFCSESGEVNTTFPRSLWTNSFNQNKNVTTVSIVIQYDSLDDLKKIIELGFKEGFTMAMQNLDQYFESIQKQ; this is encoded by the coding sequence ATGAATCCGACACTGTTTTTTGAATTTAAAGTGAACAATGAAAAAAAATGTATTGAAGTAACACGTGAATTTGCTGCCGAACTATTACTTGTTTGGGATGCTTGGACCAATCCTGAAATCCTTGATTTATGGTGGGCACCCAAACCTTATAAAACAATTACCGAATCAATGGATTTTAAAATCGGTGGAAGTTGGTTGTATTACATGATAAGTCCTGAAAATGAAAAGCACTGGTGCAGGGCCGATTATAAGCAAATTGAGCAGCACAAAATGTTCTCTGGACTTGATGCATTTTGCTCCGAATCTGGTGAAGTTAACACTACTTTTCCACGGTCACTTTGGACCAATTCATTTAATCAAAATAAAAATGTAACCACAGTTAGCATTGTTATTCAATACGATTCACTAGACGATTTGAAAAAAATAATTGAACTTGGTTTCAAAGAAGGTTTTACCATGGCAATGCAAAATCTTGATCAGTATTTTGAAAGTATACAAAAGCAGTAA
- a CDS encoding LytTR family transcriptional regulator DNA-binding domain-containing protein has translation MIKAILIDDEPLARSIIKEYLHGFPEIEVMEECNNGFEGVKAIQQHQPELLFLDVQMPKINGFEMLELLEYTPAVIFTTAFDEYAIKAFETHAIDYLLKPFSKERFSKAVQKWLSGRTQSTSTAQVQNLNDTNFNHADEQHRIVVKNGSNIKIIPVQEVNYIEAYDDYVKIFTKDAHHLKKKTMNYFEKVLSSSDFLRVHRSYIVQLSQITRIEPFEKNNHIALLKSGAKIPLSRNGYLKLKEVLGI, from the coding sequence ATGATAAAAGCCATACTCATTGATGACGAACCATTAGCACGCAGCATTATTAAAGAATACCTTCATGGCTTTCCCGAAATTGAAGTGATGGAGGAATGCAACAATGGTTTTGAAGGAGTAAAAGCTATACAGCAACATCAACCGGAGCTACTGTTTTTGGACGTGCAAATGCCCAAAATCAATGGCTTTGAAATGTTAGAACTGCTCGAATATACCCCGGCTGTTATTTTCACGACGGCTTTTGATGAGTATGCAATTAAAGCATTCGAAACGCATGCAATTGATTATTTGTTAAAACCATTCAGCAAAGAACGTTTTTCGAAAGCGGTGCAAAAATGGTTGAGTGGCCGTACACAAAGCACAAGCACTGCTCAGGTACAAAATTTAAATGACACTAATTTTAATCATGCCGATGAACAACACCGCATCGTGGTGAAGAACGGAAGCAACATTAAAATTATTCCAGTACAAGAAGTAAACTATATTGAAGCCTACGACGATTATGTAAAGATTTTTACCAAGGATGCACACCATCTAAAAAAGAAGACCATGAACTACTTTGAAAAAGTGCTGTCATCTAGCGATTTTTTGCGGGTTCATCGTTCTTATATAGTGCAACTTTCGCAAATTACACGCATCGAACCTTTCGAAAAAAATAACCACATTGCCTTGCTTAAAAGTGGCGCTAAAATTCCCTTGAGCCGCAACGGTTATCTAAAATTAAAGGAAGTACTTGGTATTTGA
- a CDS encoding YggS family pyridoxal phosphate-dependent enzyme, whose amino-acid sequence MSIQENLHKIKASLPANVTLIAVTKTHPVEKLMEVYSAGHKIFGENKVQELCDKQEVLPKDIEWHLIGHLQSNKVKYIAPFVALIHSVDSFKLLAEIDKQAKKNNRIIDCLLQIFIASEETKFGLDFKEAEQLLSGTEIQALQNIRIVGLMGMASNTSDTAQVKKEFHSLKTFFESQKNQKSSNVQLSLLSMGMSSDYELAIEEGSNMVRVGSAIFGAR is encoded by the coding sequence ATGTCAATTCAAGAAAATCTACATAAAATAAAAGCATCACTCCCGGCAAATGTCACGCTAATTGCGGTAACCAAAACACACCCTGTTGAAAAATTGATGGAAGTGTACAGTGCAGGACACAAAATTTTTGGTGAAAACAAAGTACAGGAACTCTGCGATAAACAGGAGGTTTTACCTAAAGATATTGAATGGCATTTAATAGGTCATCTACAAAGTAATAAAGTAAAATACATTGCCCCATTTGTAGCCTTGATACACTCTGTTGATAGCTTTAAACTTCTCGCAGAAATTGACAAACAAGCAAAAAAAAATAACCGCATTATCGATTGCCTGCTTCAAATCTTTATCGCCAGCGAGGAAACAAAATTTGGCCTTGATTTTAAGGAAGCCGAGCAACTATTAAGCGGAACTGAAATTCAAGCGTTACAAAATATTCGAATCGTTGGACTCATGGGAATGGCTTCAAATACTAGCGATACTGCGCAAGTGAAAAAAGAATTTCATAGCTTGAAAACATTTTTTGAATCACAAAAAAATCAGAAAAGTTCGAATGTCCAACTTTCACTACTCAGCATGGGCATGAGCAGCGATTATGAACTGGCTATTGAAGAGGGAAGTAACATGGTTCGCGTGGGCTCAGCAATATTTGGAGCACGATAA
- a CDS encoding YitT family protein, whose product MNPLWTQVIIQTVLKDKSKGETESRKYSAYEIAKGYRELKLTTKRFVKDVVLITLAIFSASFGFKGFLLTNNFIDGGATGISLLLFALTKIPLHTWIICVNIPFILLAYKVMGRVFAIKTTIAIAGLALCLATVHFPNVTNDSLLVAIFGGFFLGAGIGLAVRGGAVIDGTEVLAIFLSRKFGTTIGDIVVLINILIFSAAAYLLGIEIALYSMITYLAASKTLDFIIEGIEEYIGATIVSAHSEEIREMIITKMGRGVTVYNGKRGFGNHGERIDVDIVYTVLTRLELNKLNIELEKIDSNAFVVMSPVKDTKGGMIKKRPHKK is encoded by the coding sequence ATGAATCCACTGTGGACACAGGTAATTATTCAAACCGTTTTAAAAGATAAATCGAAAGGTGAAACGGAGTCTAGAAAATACTCTGCTTATGAAATTGCAAAAGGATACAGAGAATTAAAACTTACTACTAAGCGTTTTGTTAAGGATGTAGTATTAATTACCCTCGCAATTTTTTCGGCTTCATTTGGATTTAAAGGCTTTTTGCTCACTAATAATTTTATTGATGGAGGTGCCACCGGAATATCTTTATTGTTGTTTGCCCTTACAAAAATTCCGCTCCATACCTGGATTATTTGTGTAAACATACCCTTCATTTTGCTGGCGTATAAGGTGATGGGAAGAGTGTTTGCTATTAAAACTACCATTGCAATTGCCGGTCTGGCCTTGTGTTTAGCAACCGTGCATTTTCCAAATGTTACCAACGATAGCTTACTGGTGGCAATTTTTGGTGGATTCTTTTTAGGAGCCGGTATAGGATTGGCAGTAAGGGGAGGAGCAGTAATAGATGGAACCGAAGTTCTGGCAATTTTTTTAAGCCGAAAATTTGGTACAACCATCGGCGACATTGTTGTGCTAATTAATATCTTAATATTCTCAGCCGCAGCTTATTTATTGGGAATTGAAATAGCCTTATATTCTATGATTACCTATTTGGCTGCTTCTAAAACTCTCGATTTTATTATTGAAGGTATTGAAGAGTACATTGGCGCAACCATTGTTTCAGCTCACAGCGAAGAAATTCGCGAAATGATTATCACTAAGATGGGTAGAGGAGTTACCGTATACAACGGTAAACGTGGTTTTGGAAATCATGGCGAACGCATAGATGTGGATATAGTTTACACAGTTTTAACGCGTCTCGAATTAAATAAGCTCAACATCGAACTCGAAAAAATTGATTCAAATGCTTTTGTTGTAATGAGTCCGGTAAAAGACACCAAAGGTGGTATGATTAAAAAACGTCCTCATAAAAAGTAA
- a CDS encoding DUF2027 domain-containing protein — MPFSIGDKVRFLNSKEKGRITKIIDGSTVVVDIEGGFEIPVSLADLVADSFPVAGAKPAVVPNAIEATKKTDTIAHSISFVPSKKDKLFVCFEAIDSSNVSNSDLIVSIANTTSYHLLLAYFTADDGDFKWNKNAEVVPNSTVELFRLKREKINECREIRFQVLFYKKEKAALKAPVQAGLKVKQDKLFIEKSFETSHFVPGKAVITELYSIEPPLTIPEDELRLHFENSKIEIKDKLKIQSLKLQETRVEEKEIDLHIEELIDNISGMSNAQIVQLQLSYFLKSLDEAIALRLKKLIVIHGIGTGRLKAEVYKALQNYPKLKYQDASYAKYGFGATEILIY, encoded by the coding sequence ATGCCTTTTTCAATAGGAGATAAAGTCCGATTTTTAAATTCCAAAGAAAAAGGAAGAATTACAAAAATTATTGATGGATCAACTGTGGTGGTTGATATTGAGGGTGGATTCGAAATTCCAGTTTCATTAGCTGATTTGGTTGCTGATTCTTTTCCAGTAGCAGGAGCTAAGCCGGCTGTTGTGCCTAATGCAATTGAAGCAACAAAAAAAACAGATACAATAGCTCACAGTATTTCTTTCGTTCCAAGTAAAAAAGATAAACTTTTTGTTTGCTTTGAAGCAATAGATTCAAGCAATGTAAGCAACAGTGATTTGATTGTAAGCATTGCAAATACTACTTCCTATCATTTGCTTCTTGCCTATTTTACAGCAGATGATGGAGATTTTAAATGGAACAAAAATGCAGAGGTAGTTCCTAATTCTACAGTGGAATTATTCCGCTTAAAGCGAGAAAAGATTAATGAATGCCGTGAGATTCGTTTTCAGGTCTTGTTTTATAAAAAGGAAAAAGCAGCTTTAAAAGCACCTGTTCAAGCCGGGTTAAAAGTGAAACAAGATAAACTGTTCATTGAAAAGAGTTTTGAAACCTCTCACTTTGTACCTGGAAAAGCAGTGATTACAGAACTTTACAGTATAGAGCCACCTTTAACTATTCCGGAAGATGAATTGCGTTTGCATTTCGAAAATTCTAAAATTGAAATCAAAGACAAACTCAAAATACAATCCCTAAAACTTCAGGAAACAAGGGTAGAAGAAAAAGAAATTGATTTACACATTGAAGAGTTAATTGATAATATTAGCGGCATGAGTAATGCGCAGATTGTTCAACTGCAATTAAGTTATTTTCTAAAAAGTTTGGATGAAGCAATTGCCCTGCGTCTCAAAAAACTTATTGTAATTCATGGAATTGGCACAGGTCGCCTAAAAGCCGAAGTATATAAAGCCCTTCAAAATTATCCCAAATTAAAATACCAAGATGCATCTTACGCCAAGTACGGCTTTGGTGCAACAGAAATTTTAATTTACTAG
- a CDS encoding DUF4288 domain-containing protein, whose protein sequence is MNWYLTKIVFQIDIGKGKNSNQFDEQLRMIKAASTEEAFFKARSIGKNEEVDFLNKNNSSVSWKFIDVSEIHPLKHWEDGAEICSSTHESEEANAYISFVKHKAMVLQTQHQLFV, encoded by the coding sequence ATGAACTGGTACTTAACTAAAATAGTTTTCCAAATTGATATTGGAAAGGGTAAAAATTCGAATCAATTTGATGAGCAATTACGCATGATTAAAGCAGCTTCAACCGAGGAAGCATTTTTTAAAGCACGCTCCATTGGAAAAAATGAAGAAGTTGACTTTCTCAATAAAAACAATAGTTCGGTGAGCTGGAAATTTATTGATGTGTCTGAAATTCACCCATTGAAACACTGGGAAGACGGAGCAGAAATTTGTTCGTCTACTCACGAAAGCGAAGAAGCAAATGCTTACATTAGCTTTGTAAAACACAAGGCTATGGTGTTGCAAACACAACATCAACTCTTCGTTTAA
- a CDS encoding histidine kinase, translating into MSFRKAVAGYLGWWLFWIFVQTLVLHRLGLSWQIAITDASISNLLLALIGIATENTYRFYNPGAGNRIQRLLYAIALSFAYIYALQFVLAKVFEQNLNYLQFLDNSLPLRYMIALLMIALMTVTSWLFYFMKEQYENTQRKEEAEKLVREAELSALRLQLQPHFLFNSLNSISALAGSKPEEARKMIQQLSDFLRGTLKKDEQQLVQLSDELAHLQLYLEIEKVRFGHRLSTQINCDEAALTKLLPSLLLQPLVENAIKFGLYDTIENITIGITAKAEGKSLHIQISNPFDASTSRPKTGLGFGLNSVQRRLQLIYSRQDLLQLEQKENTFTATLIIPQLA; encoded by the coding sequence ATCTCATTTCGCAAAGCAGTTGCCGGCTATCTTGGCTGGTGGCTGTTTTGGATTTTTGTACAAACCTTGGTTTTGCACCGTTTAGGACTTAGCTGGCAAATAGCCATTACCGATGCGTCTATTTCCAACTTATTGCTGGCCTTGATAGGTATTGCTACCGAAAATACTTACCGCTTTTATAATCCCGGAGCAGGCAATCGAATTCAGCGTTTGCTTTACGCAATTGCGCTCAGTTTTGCCTACATCTATGCGCTTCAGTTTGTATTGGCTAAAGTATTTGAACAGAATTTAAATTACTTGCAATTTTTAGATAACTCTTTGCCCTTGCGCTACATGATAGCCTTGCTCATGATAGCATTGATGACGGTTACCAGTTGGTTGTTTTACTTTATGAAGGAACAATATGAAAATACGCAACGCAAAGAAGAAGCAGAAAAGTTAGTAAGAGAGGCTGAATTGAGTGCATTACGCTTGCAACTTCAACCTCATTTTTTGTTTAATAGTTTAAATTCAATTTCGGCATTGGCAGGATCTAAGCCGGAAGAAGCCCGAAAAATGATTCAACAGCTTTCCGATTTTTTACGTGGAACACTCAAAAAAGACGAACAACAATTGGTTCAATTGTCTGATGAATTAGCGCATTTGCAACTCTACCTTGAAATTGAAAAAGTTCGTTTTGGTCATCGCTTATCTACCCAAATTAACTGTGATGAAGCAGCTTTAACCAAATTACTACCTTCACTATTATTGCAACCTTTGGTTGAAAATGCCATAAAATTTGGCTTGTACGATACCATCGAAAATATTACCATTGGCATAACTGCAAAAGCTGAAGGAAAAAGTTTACATATTCAAATCAGCAATCCTTTTGACGCAAGCACCTCCCGTCCTAAAACAGGACTTGGATTTGGCTTAAATTCAGTACAACGCCGTTTACAATTAATTTATTCAAGGCAAGATTTGTTGCAACTGGAGCAAAAAGAAAATACGTTTACAGCCACCTTAATTATTCCACAACTAGCATGA